The following DNA comes from Rosa rugosa chromosome 5, drRosRugo1.1, whole genome shotgun sequence.
CTAACCCAAATCTCTGGATTCATCCTTCAATTTCACAAAGCCATTCACATGAACCATCAATTCCCAGTGTTTATTCTCAGTTTGTCCCCACAAAAACCATGACTACACAACCTATTTACCATTCTGCTCCTCCACCTTCAGCTTATGAGCAACCACGACTAATTTCATATCTAAAGCAGGTTGAACCTGCCCTTCAGCTTCGCCCAATTCCAATGGAACCTAACCAGATACATAAAGATCAATTGGAGGCAAAACTTTCGAAGACGCCAGATTCTTTTGAAGCCATCTGCTCCCAACAATCAACATTCCAGGCTGAGATTTTAGCAAAGCTACGTCAGCTGCGTTTGGGTCCCAAAAACCCAGTGACTGAAGCCGATTCGAATTTGTTGAAGTTTGGGTCACTACCAGCTACTATGATTGCTACGTCTCTTACGGCGTCGAGAAAGACATCGTCCTCAGCTACGGCTACAACGGCTACATCTGGAGGTAGTATTCGAATCTCGGAACCAAATTTTAATCTATCACCTCATGAAGCAATATTGGATTTGAATAATGATATTTCTGTTGTGGTGGTATCTGGAAGTAGTAGTGAGGATAATATTGCTGTGGGTATGACTGAGAAATTGAATATTGTGAGTAATAGCATGGATGCTAGTACCGGAAATAGGGAGTCTGAGATTCAAAGTACTGAAGGGCTGAATAGTGTGGTGTGGAAGAATAAGGCTCAATCACATTATTTCTTTCACACTAGCTTTGATAATGGATTATCTGTTGGGAACACACTTCTCGGTTCTGAAGCTCATACTTTCATGGATTTTGGCAACGGAATACTTAATGATAATTTTGGTGAAGAAAATGTTTATGCGGATGACAGCTATGAGAAAATGCAAGTGAATTTTGAAACGGTGCTGGTGTTAATGTTGGAGAAGTGGAAATCAAGAGTTACTGCCAAAACACAATCTCAAGCAAAGTTAGTGCAATGGTTTATTCATTGCTTGCAGCTTTGTCATTGTACGACAAAAGATATTATACTCTTTTGCAAGGAAGCATTCGACATAATTGGTTAAATGACTCAAAGTCTCAAACCTCATTGGAGCAGAAATTTGGCCTCTTGATGATGGGGAATGGTTGGATTTGGATGGAGAAACGTATTGTCGAGTTGTTATAGAATTTCTTGATAACAAAAATGTGAAAGAGTTGGCAACTTTGATTCTGAAAGCTCAGAAGCTAGAGTCTTCTACAATTGTGGTAGATAGATCAGGTTGTTGCGGTATTGTTATTGCTTGTGTTGGTATTGAATTTTCAGATAAAGAACACAGCATTCTTGATGAAGTGAATGCTCAGGGAGGTATTTTGGGGCGTGATGTGCATGTGCCAATATTGAATGCTCTTTGCAAAGAGCGTAGAACTGCTGAAGCCACTCAACTGTTTATGGATATTAGTAACTCGAAGCCTGAGTTGGACATGAACGTGCTTGCCAAAATGCTTTTGAAGAGTCTTGATAAGGAGCAAGTGAGTTCAAATGTTGTTATAATGGATTCAATTGTGGCTGCATTATGTGGAAAGTGTATTGACTCCATTGAGCTACATGTCAAGATGGATGACGTTGGAATTTCATTTTTAAATTGGTTGCTTACATTTCCTAATGCAAAGTTCAAGAGAGAAGCTGCAAGTATAAGACACAGCTTGGCATTTTATATTGACGATCAGATGGGTTTGGAGATTTCGACATTAAAACATGAACTGCAAACGGCTAAAAGTACACATGAAAGCCACTGCCTGCAATTAGAGGTAAATGCAAAAGAAGCTAAACTTGAATTGCAAAGGAAGTTGAACGAACTTGAGTCTTTGCTAACAGGTTCGAAGAAGAATGAGAAAGGACTAGAGGCATCTTTAGAATCTGTATCagggaaatggaaatagaaacAAGGATCTTACCAAAGCTTTGTAGATTATCAAGCTGGAGCTTTGACGGAACTAAATGTTGCTCTGGAATCTACAGGGTGTGAAATCATGAGTGCAAAACATAGTCACTCTGAAGAATTTAATTGCATGGGATTGAAGCTTGGAGAATTAGTAGATGCGGCCGAAAAGTACCATCTAGTTCTCGCTGAGAAGGTTTTTGCTAATGTACCTAAAGTTAGTGTTGTTTCTTGGAATGTCGTGGTAACTGGGTACGACCTGATATTTCAGAATCAAAAAGCTATCGAATATCTACGAAGAATGAAATTTTGGGGCTTTCCTGATATTGTTGATGGGGATAAGGAGCTTACTATTTCCTTGCTTTGGAATATGTTTGTTCATTTGCGGCTACCTCCTTTGGTCAAGAAAACAACATTGGCTGCTGAAATATGCAACATCCAGGGAAACTTGGATAGCTTCATTAATGTTGAATTTACGAGTTTGAAGTTACTGCAAaatgggtatcacattgatcaAGGAGGTGTCAAGGCTGTTATTgcaattgtaattattcaattGCGTTCAAATGAAGCTGCTGAGATCTACAAGGAGTTGAATATGATGGCAGGGAGTGCATATAAGTTGGTGAAAACGTGGAAAAGTGGAATTGATGATTCTAGTTTTTTCAATTCTTCAGACAATATGAATCGTTTGCCCTCTTCACCTCATAGGCAACATATTATGAAATTCTTTGTCAAGTACTTCTTTCCAGTTTATAGTGCACTTGCTAAATCAGACCAATTACCTTGTCTTCATGCTTTGGAGGTTATCTTGGTGGAATGCTCAGCCGCACTTGAGAAATATTGGAATATtggatgttggttgttgtctcaGAAGTTTTAATGTTTACAACTTATGGTGTCAAAGAAGTTCATGCAAGTCGATTTTtctgtatgagaaatgttaatgCTCTAGATCAGTTTGTGGAAGCACTTGGATCAATAGTAAATGGTAAAGCTATGATGGCGTTGTACACAAATATTGGACTCCATAATTTACTACTAACTTCTCAGAGCCCAACACTTGGAATTGAGTTGTTGTTTTCAAAGATGAAATTCATAGAAGTACTATCCATGAAAATGTTTGGCACGATTTTGACCCAAGAATGGGATCGTAAGGACATGGTTGCTTCGGGAGCCACCACTCAAGGCCACATGCTACATGACAAGGCTACTGAATTTTCCCTTGAACTCAATCAAGCCAATGCATGTACACTATTAAGTAATTATGGTCATGGGAAGATGGAAAGATTGGTGCAAGAGAGTGAAGAGACCAATGGAAAATGTAATGCACCTCCAATTACTCTAACAGTTTCAAAAGAAAATGAACAGGTCAAGACTCATGCTGGAAGCTCAACTTTGAATGTGGATAGAGTAAAAGTATCTCATCACTTGGAGGACAAATCTGATGTGCTCAGGGCCACACAAATGACCGGCCAACCTTGAAGAGAGAGATGACTTGTTCCCTTACTCTCTTCATTGGGTATCACGTTGATCGTCTTCTACTTTGAGTTTGTCTCTACTATCTCCATTTATGGTTGCTTCTTGCATAACAATTTGGGTGCTGCTTTTGACAATTCGATGGCTATCGAGCTGGTCAGCATAGTTGCTTATGCTCTTGAAACTTCACTCCATGCTTTTCACAGGGACAAGTTTTGGAAGAAATTTCAGGCTTGAGGTCAAGCCTGTTCTTTGAGCGGGTGGAAATGTTATGATTTTATCCTTATACGGGCTGTCATTCTTGTATGGGCCTTATGTTTCATGAGTTCACTACTTCTAGATGTTTTCTTTGCTTAAATAGCCACTAGGACTTGTAACAGGATCATTGAAGAATATTGAAGTTTTCATTTACTTATTTCCTTTAGGTTCCTTTAGCTTCCTTCATTTACAAATTACAATGCCATTTTCCGGTTACGATCCCGGGGATCGTAATAGATTAAGATTGTTCCTTCCGACAAAAGATTCCGACCACACCGCCCCCCTTGACTTCAGTTTGTTTCCGTCACTGTCCAGGGGGATAACATTGGGTTTCGTCTGGTTCGACTCTATACCCAAATTATAGGTttgatcatcttcttctttggttcCTCGTGCAGAAATAGAGTCGAATCAGTTTTTGGTTTCCTCGCATCAAAAGAAGGAATAcacattaaaattaaaaaataatataatgaCAAACTCGATCCGTAGTTGGTTTCCAGGTTTCAGGTTTCATGTAAAAACCATTTTCTTTTTACTGCAAAACGATTATCGACAATGATCTATATTTTGTGAAGGTGGCTCTAATACCACATGTAATCTTAAACTGAAAAGCCATTAGATCGCTTCACAATGAATACAGATACAATTGTATAAAAGTAAGAACAACAAATAGATAAAGAATGGATCGTGAACCTTTAAACTGAATGACCACTCAATCCAAGCCTAAGTCTTTTGCACTGCATCTCAATTTTGGTATCCTTTCTATGGGGCAAGAAACTATATTACCGAGAGCATATGAGAAAATGCAGGGACCTAAGCTTTTTATAGAGAATTGGATATTTTGTAACCTCCCATAAAGGAAACAATTTAAGTCCAAATCTCTATTGTAATTGCATATCTTATTAGGTTAACTTAATAACCAAGTCATATTAGATTCATACTTTATTTACGGTGGATACACCGTAAATAAAGTATTTAAGATTAAAATCTCAAGATTTTCCAATTACTTATTCTGCGTAAATTGGTAAGTTGTTGATGACTCGATGTAAACTAATGATAAAGTCCATTTCAGTCTTTCACATCACACTCACTACCTACCTCTCTTCAGCGTAAGCAATCTTACCTGGAGCGGTGTCCAGTAGTATAACAATTAAGATAAACATCCAACGATTGTTGTGAACTACTTTTAAGTGATCATATTTACGTCTCTTCGTATTGTTGAAATGTGAGCTTACAAACCATCCAACATTGTTACTTTCTAATTGTTGCAGAGAGgcaaaataagaagaaaaatttGAAAGATAAAAGGTGAAAAATTCCGTACGAAATTAAGAGTTGtttgacaaaaagaaaatgaaaattaagagCAGAAAATTtaaattgaataaaaataaaataaaaaaacaaggaAGCCGAGCGAAGTCATGGCTCAAGAGCCTGGACTGAGACTAAACTAAAACCCTACTAAAAACCCTCACTACATTTTTAGGAAAGGCAGCGTGAGACTGCAAAAAACAAAGAGCAGAAACCAATGTCTCCCTTTCACTTCACCTTCCGCTCCGTCCTAAacccccaccaccaccgccacgTCAGCCGCAGAACCTTCGTGGACACCACCATAAACTGGGTCCGCGACCGCGGCCTCGACCACGTGGTCGAGCGGGAGAGAAACCTCCGGCCAATCATCAACATCAAGAACCTCATCAAATCAGAGCCCTCCAAATCCCTCCCCATTTCCCTCCTCACCAAATCCCGCCACTCCCTCATGATCCCCACGCGCCCCGTCGAGTTCGTCCGCCAATACCCCTCCATTTTCGAGGAGTTCCTCCCCGCCGGCATCGCCGCCGTCCAGCCCCACGTCCGCCTCACCCCGCAAGTCCTCGACATCGACGCCAACGAGCAGTTGGTGTATCAGAGCGTGACCTACACGCACCAAGCCGCCGATCGCCTCTTCAAGCTGCTAATGCTGGTGAGAAGCAACAAACTGCCGCTGAATCTCATTGAGCTTTTCAAATGGGATTTGGGGCTTCCTCAAGATTACGTGGACACCATTGTGCCGGAGTTTCCGGATTACTTTAAGATTGTAGTGGGGAAATATGGGCAGCCGGAGTTGGAGATGGTGTGTTGGAGTGATGAGCTGGCCACTTCGGTTATGGAGAAGAAGGCAAAACAGGGCTATGTCAAGGGAATGCCGCTTGCTTTTCCTGTGCAGTTTTCGAGAGGTTTCGAGATGgataagaagatgaagaagtggATTGATGAGTGGCAGAAGTTGCCGTATGTGTCTCCTTATGAGAATGCAGCTCATCTGTCGTCTCAGAGTGACGAGTCGGATAAGTGGGCCGTTGCGGTTTTGCATGAGCTTCTGCATATTTTGGTTCCGAAGAAGACAGACAGGGAGAATGTTTTGGCTCTGGGAGAGTATTTGGGGATTAGATCGAGGTTTAAGCGGGCATTGCTTCACCATCCGGGAATATTGTATGTGTCGAGCAAGATTAGGACTTATACAGTTGTGTTGAGAGAAGGGTATAAGAGGGGTGCCATTATCGAAAATCATCCGCTGATGGACATAAGAAACCAGTATATTCACCTCATGAATGCTGTGAAGGAAGATGGTAAAACGATAAGTTctaaggagaaaaagaagaagaagggaattGAAGATTCTAAAGGAGAGGATGTAGAAGAGGACGACGATGACAATGAGGAAGCGATGGAAGGGGAGTTGTGTGATTCTTCTGATGCTGAAGTGGAGCATGACAATGTTGACAGTGAAgacgatgaagaagaagatgaagacgatgatgaagaagagagtATGACAAGCGTTCGAATGAATGATGCTAATACTAGAGGAAGAAGAGCTAGGAAATCTAATTTTGATGTCATGACACCGTCCAGAAATGCTGGAAGAAGAGGAAGTTCAGGTCAAAGAAGAGCTTGGAAATCTGATAATACTGAGAGAGGGAGGTCTGGTGGACAATACCCTGGTAGGAGTGGGAACGAAGTCTCAGCAGAAACTTCTAGAAGAACACAAGCTGATGTTAGGCATAATGTCCACCAAAATTCAAGAGAAACATCAAATCGCTCCAGAAGCAGGGGGAGTTCTTCACCAGACAAGAAGAATTATGTTTAGAGAAAGTCGGCTAGTTTTCTGCAACAACATTCCGATAGGTTTGTTCTATGTTCTAGATACTACCTTGTTATGAGCTTGGAAATATATTTGCCTGCTTAACAATTGTGATTGACAATGGCTGTGACTTATATGTTCATTCATACAATTAAAACcatcaataaataaaaacttTATATTAATGGCATGAGAAAGCTATTGCCTGTTTGAGTTTAGGAGACCCCCAACTCTGTTTCCCTAGGGAGCATATAGTAACATAAATTGGTAAAACATCCACTTCTTCTTCCATACAGAATTACCCTTCTTTCACCATTGATGTAAGCTGTCATGGAAGGAGTAGAATAGAATGAGGAGAAATAAGTATAGCTGAGAGTATAATGGCCTATGGCCTATGAAATTGTAGTCAAATATAAACAGTTGGTAGAGAACACAATTAGGCAATAGAAAGAAGCTGTAAGAATCATTCATACATCATAGCATTCAGCAGTCTTGCAGTGTTCCTGTTGTTGTTTAGGAATCTCAGCAATAGGACACTTCAGTATTGCTTAAGATGAAATTCTGGGTGTACAGCTCTCTGGGAGATTGCCATGCCTAAAATGATTAAGCTTTTTTCACTTAAGTTTCCATTATAATTAAAGCATTTCCTTCTTGTTACTAAACAATGAGAAAACAGACGAGCCAGAGGAACTAACCCCAAGCAAAGAATTCACAAATATCATTTCAGTATTTCCCTTTTTGTTTCTTGATGGCCACAGGACAAAGATGTTCAATTGAAATCCCAAACGGTTTTTTCACACTTTTGCCTGCTCAGGCA
Coding sequences within:
- the LOC133710086 gene encoding protein WHAT'S THIS FACTOR 9, mitochondrial; translated protein: MSPFHFTFRSVLNPHHHRHVSRRTFVDTTINWVRDRGLDHVVERERNLRPIINIKNLIKSEPSKSLPISLLTKSRHSLMIPTRPVEFVRQYPSIFEEFLPAGIAAVQPHVRLTPQVLDIDANEQLVYQSVTYTHQAADRLFKLLMLVRSNKLPLNLIELFKWDLGLPQDYVDTIVPEFPDYFKIVVGKYGQPELEMVCWSDELATSVMEKKAKQGYVKGMPLAFPVQFSRGFEMDKKMKKWIDEWQKLPYVSPYENAAHLSSQSDESDKWAVAVLHELLHILVPKKTDRENVLALGEYLGIRSRFKRALLHHPGILYVSSKIRTYTVVLREGYKRGAIIENHPLMDIRNQYIHLMNAVKEDGKTISSKEKKKKKGIEDSKGEDVEEDDDDNEEAMEGELCDSSDAEVEHDNVDSEDDEEEDEDDDEEESMTSVRMNDANTRGRRARKSNFDVMTPSRNAGRRGSSGQRRAWKSDNTERGRSGGQYPGRSGNEVSAETSRRTQADVRHNVHQNSRETSNRSRSRGSSSPDKKNYV